In a single window of the Saccharothrix australiensis genome:
- a CDS encoding ABC transporter ATP-binding protein has protein sequence MAEIVLDKVTKQYPDGAVAVRDVDIEIADGEFVILVGPSGCGKSTTLNMIAGLEDITQGELRIGGERVNERAPKDRDIAMVFQSYALYPHMTVKENMAFPLRLAKVDDATVEKKVRDAAEILDLTQHLDRKPANLSGGQRQRVAMGRAIVRSPKAFLMDEPLSNLDAKLRVQMRTSVSRLQKQLGTTTVYVTHDQTEAMTLGDRVVVMRGGAVQQIGAPQYLYDHPANLFVAGFIGSPSMNFVPAGLENGVLRSPLGDVPLTDRVRGLLAAGDAPREVIVGLRPEHFEDARLVDEASRANGVTFTSHVDVLESMGSDKFAYFSLSGEQATSAELAELAADAGSADVPGEGVALVTRLSAASSATEGEPAEIWFDADKVQLFDPNSGRNLTYSGD, from the coding sequence ATGGCCGAGATCGTGCTGGACAAGGTGACCAAGCAGTACCCCGATGGCGCGGTGGCCGTCCGGGACGTGGACATCGAGATCGCCGACGGCGAGTTCGTCATCCTGGTCGGCCCGTCGGGCTGCGGCAAGTCCACGACCCTCAACATGATCGCCGGGTTGGAGGACATCACGCAGGGCGAGCTGCGCATCGGCGGCGAACGCGTCAACGAGCGCGCGCCCAAGGACCGCGACATCGCGATGGTGTTCCAGTCCTACGCGCTGTACCCGCACATGACGGTGAAGGAGAACATGGCCTTCCCGCTGCGGCTGGCGAAGGTGGACGACGCCACCGTGGAGAAGAAGGTCCGCGACGCGGCGGAGATCCTCGACCTCACGCAGCACCTCGACCGCAAGCCGGCCAACCTGTCCGGCGGCCAGCGGCAGCGCGTGGCGATGGGCCGGGCGATCGTGCGCAGCCCCAAGGCGTTCCTGATGGACGAGCCGCTGTCCAACCTGGACGCCAAGCTGCGCGTGCAGATGCGGACGTCGGTGTCCCGCTTGCAGAAGCAGCTCGGCACCACGACCGTCTACGTGACGCACGACCAGACCGAGGCGATGACCCTCGGCGACCGGGTCGTGGTGATGCGGGGCGGCGCGGTGCAGCAGATCGGCGCGCCGCAGTACCTCTACGACCACCCGGCGAACCTGTTCGTGGCCGGGTTCATCGGCTCGCCGTCGATGAACTTCGTGCCCGCCGGGCTGGAGAACGGGGTGCTGCGCTCGCCGCTGGGCGACGTGCCGCTCACCGACCGGGTGCGCGGCCTGCTGGCGGCCGGTGACGCGCCGCGCGAAGTGATCGTGGGGCTGCGGCCCGAGCACTTCGAGGACGCCCGCCTGGTGGACGAGGCGTCGCGGGCCAACGGGGTGACGTTCACCAGCCACGTGGACGTGCTGGAGTCGATGGGCTCGGACAAGTTCGCCTACTTCAGCCTGTCGGGCGAGCAGGCCACGTCGGCGGAACTCGCCGAGCTGGCCGCCGACGCCGGGTCGGCCGATGTCCCCGGCGAGGGCGTGGCGCTCGTGACCAGGCTGTCCGCCGCGTCGTCGGCGACCGAGGGCGAGCCGGCCGAGATCTGGTTCGACGCGGACAAGGTGCAGCTGTTCGACCCGAACAGCGGGCGCAACCTCACGTATTCCGGCGATTGA